A single genomic interval of Bradyrhizobium sp. AZCC 1693 harbors:
- a CDS encoding response regulator transcription factor: protein MTHRILIVDDDLHIREVIRVALKKAGMTVFEARDGKEALTRFAADRPDLIILDIGMPEFDGLDVCREIRKSSDIPILFLSARDDEIDRVLGLEIGGDDYVTKPFSPRELVARVNVILRRMASRGQDAKAAMAALSQGRLSVDPEQHLAEFAGAPLRLTAIEFGILRAFLTRPTLVFSREQIMSAAYQLNIQVSDRTIDSHIRNIRAKLSAVNCDNVIETIHGVGFKLGRCEPLA from the coding sequence TTGACGCACCGCATTCTCATCGTTGACGACGACCTGCACATCCGCGAGGTCATCCGTGTTGCACTCAAGAAGGCCGGAATGACTGTCTTCGAGGCGCGCGACGGCAAGGAAGCGTTGACCCGCTTCGCCGCCGACAGGCCGGATCTGATCATTCTGGATATCGGCATGCCGGAATTCGACGGCCTGGATGTGTGCCGCGAAATCAGAAAGTCCTCGGACATTCCGATCCTGTTTCTCTCCGCCCGTGACGACGAGATCGATCGTGTACTGGGCCTGGAGATCGGCGGCGACGACTATGTCACAAAACCCTTCAGCCCGCGCGAACTCGTGGCAAGGGTGAACGTCATCCTGCGTCGCATGGCTTCGCGCGGGCAGGATGCGAAGGCGGCCATGGCTGCGCTGTCGCAAGGCAGGCTTTCCGTCGACCCCGAACAGCATCTCGCCGAGTTTGCGGGAGCCCCGCTTCGGCTCACGGCCATCGAGTTCGGAATCCTCAGGGCATTTCTGACACGGCCGACGCTCGTCTTCAGCCGCGAGCAGATCATGAGCGCCGCCTATCAACTCAACATCCAGGTGTCGGACCGCACCATCGACAGCCACATCCGCAATATCCGCGCCAAACTATCTGCCGTGAACTGCGACAATGTCATTGAAACCATTCACGGCGTCGGCTTCAAGCTCGGCCGATGCGAGCCGCTGGCATGA
- a CDS encoding DUF4153 domain-containing protein, with amino-acid sequence MADFTAPAFNAGSVQQGTFPVKAAIVLALAALADGLFYGHVIGISAAIFAVAIACGSLLANLATLNRKQVLPAGALLLGALVPAIEEFNVASLTFMVLAPGAGLLLTTNRDRPRLGERAAALCDLYLVGPFRFFREAVAACNLPALRTGFAVWFIPIVLSGIFVFLLVSANPLLEMWISLLNPGNTASYVSLGRVLFWTVALSIVWPFIHVRWSGKREMPAGLTEAAALAQGMPSGRNDFFGVATILRSLILFNLLFAVQSVLDVAYLWGNATLPADISYASYAHRGAYSLIVTALLAAGFVLAAMRPGGPAEQSRVIRPLVFLWVAQNVLLVLSSILRLDLYVQIYLLTWWRVAAFIWMVLVAFGLVLIVARIALNRSNDWLIRANLITLTATLYVCSLVNFAAIVADYNVSHSREAAGTGVWIDMNYLFSLGPQALPAIDRAIALRGFDPALVSRRGCLVEQQRGEIASWRSWGFRSWRLQRSLDALPKNSTTG; translated from the coding sequence ATGGCCGATTTCACTGCGCCGGCGTTCAATGCCGGCTCCGTTCAGCAAGGCACCTTTCCCGTCAAAGCAGCAATTGTTCTCGCGCTGGCGGCGCTGGCCGACGGGTTGTTCTACGGACACGTCATCGGAATATCGGCCGCCATCTTTGCGGTCGCCATAGCCTGCGGCTCGCTGCTCGCCAACCTCGCAACCTTGAACCGAAAGCAGGTGCTGCCGGCGGGCGCTCTCCTGCTGGGAGCACTCGTCCCCGCAATCGAGGAATTCAACGTCGCGTCGCTGACCTTCATGGTGCTGGCGCCCGGCGCAGGCCTGCTGCTGACAACCAATCGCGATCGGCCTCGTCTCGGCGAGCGAGCCGCGGCGTTATGCGATCTTTATCTGGTCGGCCCGTTCAGATTTTTCCGCGAAGCCGTCGCTGCATGCAATCTGCCGGCACTGAGGACCGGGTTTGCCGTGTGGTTCATTCCCATCGTTCTCAGCGGCATCTTCGTGTTTCTGCTGGTATCGGCCAATCCATTGCTCGAAATGTGGATCAGTCTGCTGAACCCGGGCAACACCGCTTCCTACGTGAGCCTCGGACGCGTACTGTTTTGGACCGTGGCGCTGTCGATCGTATGGCCCTTCATCCACGTCCGGTGGAGCGGCAAGCGGGAAATGCCAGCAGGTTTAACCGAAGCGGCGGCACTGGCGCAGGGAATGCCATCGGGCCGAAACGACTTCTTCGGTGTTGCGACGATCCTGCGTTCGCTGATCCTGTTCAATTTGCTGTTCGCCGTTCAATCCGTTCTCGACGTGGCCTATCTCTGGGGCAATGCGACCCTGCCCGCCGATATCAGTTACGCTTCGTATGCGCATCGCGGCGCCTATTCCCTCATTGTCACGGCGCTATTGGCGGCGGGCTTCGTTCTGGCCGCCATGAGGCCCGGTGGGCCAGCCGAGCAATCAAGGGTGATCCGGCCGCTGGTCTTTTTATGGGTGGCGCAAAATGTCCTGCTGGTGCTGTCATCGATCCTCCGCCTCGATCTCTATGTTCAAATCTATCTGCTGACCTGGTGGCGCGTCGCGGCTTTCATCTGGATGGTGCTGGTCGCGTTTGGACTCGTGCTCATCGTCGCCCGCATCGCTCTCAACCGCTCGAACGACTGGCTGATCCGCGCCAACCTCATCACCCTGACGGCAACGCTCTACGTCTGCTCGCTGGTCAATTTCGCCGCCATCGTCGCCGACTACAATGTCAGCCATAGCCGCGAAGCCGCCGGCACGGGCGTATGGATCGACATGAACTATCTGTTTTCCCTCGGGCCACAGGCATTGCCGGCCATCGACCGGGCCATTGCCCTTCGCGGGTTCGATCCCGCTCTTGTTTCCCGCCGTGGTTGCCTTGTAGAACAGCAACGGGGAGAGATTGCGTCCTGGCGCAGCTGGGGCTTCCGGAGCTGGCGGCTCCAGCGCAGCCTGGACGCCCTACCAAAGAATTCGACTACAGGTTAG
- a CDS encoding glycoside hydrolase family 3 N-terminal domain-containing protein: MQLLKRIGIILVWLAGPVFIFAAVNKNDPYLISLRGPGNIVLAAASVITVVLLIHRGYWRRGIAGRLLILLWCLPSPAMLGAHASFEWRKRNVLQTDAAQARSLGRHFIVGYSSFPEVAVLAEKGLISGVYITRHNVVGSSAARLKEEISALQEKRRAAGLPPLIVAADQEGGIVSHLAPPLTKLPALSTLAGLAPDVRAEKAEAFGRTHGQELAALGVNLNLAPVLDLRPEMKRNRLDFNTLIRYRAISDDPAVVADIARAYVNGLEASGVGATVKHFPGLGRVRTDTHHFSAELDTPLDELEASDWIPFRKVLANSKAQLMIGHVTLASVDPDRAASHSKRVVDGIVRKKWNYQGVVMTDDLVMGAIYQRNVCTAVVEALNAGVDLLLVAFDGAQFYRIFSCAVVASAEGKLDAAMLGDSEMRLKGAFPLD, translated from the coding sequence ATGCAACTCCTCAAGCGTATCGGCATCATCCTCGTCTGGCTCGCCGGACCAGTCTTCATTTTCGCAGCCGTCAACAAGAACGACCCCTATCTGATTTCGCTGCGGGGGCCGGGAAACATTGTTCTAGCGGCAGCGAGCGTCATCACCGTCGTCCTCCTCATCCACCGCGGCTATTGGAGGCGGGGCATCGCCGGACGGTTGCTCATTCTGTTGTGGTGCCTGCCATCGCCGGCGATGCTTGGGGCGCATGCTTCGTTTGAATGGCGCAAGCGGAACGTCTTGCAAACCGATGCCGCACAGGCGCGAAGCCTTGGGCGACACTTCATCGTGGGGTACTCGTCATTCCCGGAGGTCGCCGTTCTGGCGGAGAAGGGCCTGATCTCCGGCGTCTATATCACCAGGCACAACGTCGTGGGATCGTCGGCGGCGCGTCTGAAGGAAGAGATCTCGGCGCTGCAGGAAAAGCGGCGAGCGGCCGGCCTGCCGCCCCTGATCGTCGCCGCCGACCAGGAAGGCGGCATCGTATCGCATCTGGCGCCGCCCTTGACCAAGTTGCCGGCGCTATCGACCCTTGCAGGCCTTGCTCCGGACGTCCGCGCCGAGAAGGCGGAGGCGTTCGGGCGTACGCACGGGCAAGAGCTGGCGGCGCTTGGCGTCAACCTGAACCTTGCGCCGGTGCTGGACTTGCGCCCCGAGATGAAGCGCAACCGGCTCGATTTCAATACGCTGATCCGCTACCGCGCGATTTCCGATGATCCGGCTGTCGTCGCCGATATCGCGCGGGCCTACGTCAACGGGCTGGAAGCGTCAGGCGTCGGCGCGACGGTTAAGCATTTTCCAGGGCTCGGACGCGTGCGAACCGATACCCATCATTTCAGCGCCGAGCTGGATACGCCACTGGACGAACTCGAAGCGTCGGACTGGATTCCCTTCAGGAAGGTGCTCGCGAATTCGAAAGCCCAACTGATGATCGGGCATGTGACGCTGGCCTCAGTTGATCCGGACCGTGCGGCGTCGCATTCCAAACGGGTCGTCGACGGCATCGTTCGCAAGAAATGGAATTATCAAGGCGTCGTCATGACCGACGACCTCGTGATGGGGGCGATCTATCAACGCAATGTCTGTACGGCGGTGGTCGAGGCGCTCAATGCCGGTGTCGATCTGCTGCTGGTTGCCTTCGACGGGGCGCAGTTCTATCGCATCTTTAGCTGCGCCGTGGTTGCGTCGGCCGAGGGAAAGCTCGACGCCGCGATGTTGGGCGACAGTGAGATGCGGCTGAAAGGGGCTTTCCCCCTGGATTGA
- a CDS encoding OpgC domain-containing protein, whose product MYPSMKAELAARDGDLRLCLLLGIAAWFLFLDHVPHNAVSLLTMRNFGFSGATDLFVFVGGYTAAILYGRMMLERGFVVTATRIFKRLWQLYAAYIVLFVIYIDLIGYVARRSRASELIGDFNVTGIVDHTIRTLIHGLLLQAKPLNLEVLQLFIVLMAIFPFVLFGMVRRPNVTMAGSVGLYFAARQFDWNLSSFPDGRWHLNPFCWQLLFVLGGWLALSGMNQMRTLRTLQELLVLRVAAWLYLLFALAVTVAGKFPQAGGIVPDLLRDAFLPNDKGNLAPHRVVHFLALAFLFAYMVPRDWSGFRWQMLQPAIKCGQEWLAVFCAGVFLSFAGHLVLITGPDSLAMHVLVSFAGILIMTGVAYYVSWSKRQDHKPAFRTQAMTGLPEEGRFAK is encoded by the coding sequence ATGTATCCGTCAATGAAGGCTGAGCTCGCTGCGCGCGACGGCGATCTCCGACTCTGTCTCCTGCTCGGCATCGCGGCCTGGTTTCTCTTTCTGGATCACGTCCCGCACAACGCGGTCAGCCTGCTGACCATGCGCAATTTCGGATTCAGCGGCGCCACCGACCTGTTCGTGTTCGTCGGCGGCTATACCGCCGCGATCCTCTATGGAAGGATGATGCTGGAGCGGGGCTTCGTCGTGACGGCAACCCGCATCTTCAAGCGGCTGTGGCAGCTTTACGCGGCCTATATCGTCCTATTCGTGATCTATATCGATCTGATCGGATATGTCGCGCGCAGGTCGCGTGCATCCGAGCTCATTGGCGACTTCAACGTCACGGGGATCGTCGACCATACGATCCGGACGCTGATTCACGGGCTGTTGCTGCAAGCCAAGCCGCTCAACCTCGAAGTGCTGCAACTATTCATCGTGCTGATGGCGATCTTCCCGTTCGTTTTGTTCGGCATGGTGCGCCGGCCGAATGTCACCATGGCGGGGTCGGTCGGTCTCTATTTCGCTGCCCGTCAGTTCGACTGGAACCTGTCTTCGTTTCCGGATGGACGGTGGCATCTCAACCCGTTCTGCTGGCAACTCCTGTTTGTGCTCGGCGGCTGGCTGGCATTGAGCGGTATGAATCAAATGCGCACCCTGCGTACGCTTCAGGAGCTTCTGGTCCTGCGCGTCGCAGCATGGCTGTACCTGCTCTTCGCGCTGGCAGTGACGGTGGCAGGGAAGTTTCCCCAGGCCGGCGGCATCGTCCCGGATCTCCTGCGTGACGCCTTTCTTCCCAACGACAAGGGAAACCTTGCCCCTCACAGGGTGGTTCACTTTCTCGCCCTGGCTTTTCTGTTTGCCTACATGGTGCCGCGCGACTGGTCCGGATTTCGCTGGCAGATGTTGCAGCCGGCCATCAAATGCGGCCAGGAGTGGCTGGCGGTGTTTTGCGCCGGGGTGTTTCTTTCGTTTGCCGGACACCTTGTCCTGATCACGGGCCCGGATTCGCTCGCCATGCATGTACTGGTCAGCTTTGCCGGGATTTTGATCATGACGGGCGTGGCCTACTATGTGTCGTGGTCCAAACGGCAAGATCACAAGCCCGCATTCCGGACCCAGGCAATGACAGGGCTACCGGAGGAAGGCCGGTTCGCCAAATAA
- a CDS encoding S24 family peptidase, translated as MLDIRLIERGLEKPGKTKGGLATAMGVRPGAVSEILSGIRLIKASEIAPIMEYLELNSVPIMGRVGAGASIEPEHEQVPPEGLGEVELPFPIAEETIAFEVSGDSMLPKYENGDIIVVYREQRHPLSSFYGEEAAVRLKTGERYLKTIERGKSSTSVNLTSFNAKPITGVKLEWIGEICVTLPRGQIERLRNKAAARTRKATRGTGGRTPDK; from the coding sequence ATGCTGGACATCAGGTTGATCGAACGGGGCCTGGAGAAGCCGGGCAAGACCAAGGGTGGATTGGCCACCGCGATGGGCGTCCGCCCTGGCGCGGTTTCCGAGATCCTGTCCGGGATACGCCTGATCAAGGCGTCCGAAATCGCGCCGATCATGGAGTATCTCGAACTGAACTCGGTGCCGATCATGGGCCGCGTCGGCGCCGGCGCCTCGATCGAGCCGGAGCACGAGCAGGTGCCGCCGGAAGGCCTTGGCGAGGTCGAACTGCCCTTCCCGATCGCCGAAGAGACCATCGCCTTCGAGGTCTCCGGCGATTCCATGCTGCCCAAGTACGAAAATGGCGATATTATTGTCGTCTACCGTGAGCAACGCCATCCGCTGTCGAGTTTCTACGGCGAGGAAGCCGCCGTTCGCCTGAAGACCGGCGAGCGTTATCTGAAGACGATCGAGCGAGGAAAATCTTCGACCTCGGTCAATCTCACGAGCTTCAATGCCAAGCCGATCACCGGCGTAAAGCTGGAATGGATCGGCGAGATCTGCGTCACCCTGCCCAGGGGCCAGATTGAGCGATTGCGTAACAAGGCGGCGGCCCGGACACGCAAGGCGACGAGGGGTACGGGCGGCCGCACGCCGGATAAATAG
- a CDS encoding GcrA family cell cycle regulator, which produces MELSNWAPEHSDALRDFIAKGMSYSEAAQAINSRFNTSYSRSAALGRARRLGLTADERPKPSMPAKPADLRDIGVPRASDFKASALPWPTAPVFKEIKPVKLRCVAIEPLHLSLIELERGDCRYPYGGDEEGETITFCGHPRRPGSSYCTPHFHLCRDPVVPAERSASTVSLRVVEAA; this is translated from the coding sequence ATGGAACTGTCGAACTGGGCGCCCGAGCACTCGGACGCGCTGCGGGACTTTATTGCCAAAGGCATGTCCTATTCGGAGGCCGCGCAAGCGATCAATTCTCGGTTCAACACGTCTTACTCCCGCAGTGCCGCGCTCGGGCGCGCCCGGCGCCTGGGGCTGACGGCGGACGAGCGCCCCAAACCGTCGATGCCCGCCAAGCCTGCAGATTTGCGCGACATCGGAGTGCCGCGTGCCAGCGATTTCAAGGCGTCTGCGCTTCCCTGGCCGACGGCACCGGTGTTCAAGGAGATCAAGCCGGTCAAGCTGCGCTGTGTGGCGATCGAACCGCTGCATCTCTCCCTGATCGAGCTGGAGCGCGGCGACTGCCGCTATCCCTACGGCGGCGATGAGGAGGGCGAGACCATCACTTTCTGCGGTCATCCGCGCCGCCCGGGTTCGAGCTATTGCACGCCACATTTTCATTTGTGTCGCGATCCGGTAGTGCCGGCTGAGCGCTCGGCGAGCACGGTTTCACTGCGCGTGGTGGAGGCAGCATGA
- a CDS encoding DUF6456 domain-containing protein has product MPKAKRRKPYNPAKAHDRRSRDLLRNAEVATVEVDNPLAVEPGEKIIALRSIRNDPLARLHSHRQIDEAQYQAGRAFQSDWEKAERGPRAVDPTREYVDGGQSREPITEGQRKAVLRLNRAERELGADGSALVHDVLVQGLTMEQIGQRRGLCTKRWSDYFSRRFRECLDRLALLYGFATEHPVPVKTHPR; this is encoded by the coding sequence ATGCCGAAAGCCAAACGCCGAAAGCCGTACAATCCCGCCAAGGCACATGACCGAAGGTCCCGCGATTTGTTACGCAATGCCGAAGTCGCTACCGTCGAGGTCGATAATCCCCTGGCGGTGGAGCCGGGCGAGAAGATCATTGCCCTGCGTTCGATCCGCAATGATCCGCTCGCTCGCCTGCATTCCCACCGCCAGATCGACGAGGCGCAGTATCAGGCCGGGCGTGCGTTCCAGAGCGACTGGGAGAAGGCCGAGCGCGGGCCGCGCGCGGTCGATCCGACCCGGGAATATGTCGATGGCGGGCAGAGCCGCGAACCGATCACCGAGGGCCAGCGCAAGGCTGTGCTGCGGTTGAACCGGGCCGAACGCGAGCTGGGCGCGGACGGCTCGGCGCTGGTGCATGACGTCCTGGTCCAGGGTCTGACCATGGAGCAGATCGGCCAGCGGAGGGGCCTGTGTACCAAACGCTGGAGCGACTATTTTTCAAGACGATTCCGCGAATGCCTCGATCGGCTTGCGCTGTTGTATGGATTCGCGACGGAGCATCCTGTCCCCGTCAAAACCCACCCGCGCTGA
- the bamA gene encoding outer membrane protein assembly factor BamA, with the protein MIFATSVAAETAPPSQPSIIVEGNRRVDAETVRSYFHGTPDGLFDDAARDAALKALIATGLFDKVSIERAGDRLVVHLSEAPVLDRVAFEGNKKVKDTDLVAAIESKPRGSLQRATVQADVGRIIEAYRRAGRAEVRVDPQIIDRGNGRVDLVYAIAEGAKTPVRQIDFTGNKAFGKRQLSAVIKTSATHMLSFLTGGNVYDPDRVAQDQEQLRLYYRSKGYADVSISSAKAEYDPTAKGFTLRFAIDEGPLYRFREVSVGCNVPGMDCDKLRALPTAHPGAVFDGNALDKSTELLAIEMAKLGYPFAQATPHLTHDATAQRIDVAFVIEQGPRTYVERIEIHGNTRTREYVIRREFDIAEGDAYNKTLIDRAERRLKNLNYFKSVKISNRPGSASDHVILDVEAVDQATGDFNVAGGYSTTDGALVEVKVGDRNFYGTGKNVQAAFTYGQYARGIDLAASEPYFLGTKVAAGIELFGRQSDANSYQSYGTTTYGARLQLGTPINEQLGVQWRYSIYNQNVTLSPNASGLTPSLAVRQAAAAGPTWVSAPGSTTTYSTLDNAKSPTSGIKSQLSQDLAGLGGDVKFLKTTEDVRYYKSINSDLVGMVRAQGGYVTGWGGQQVPLMNNFFGGPTMVRGFAPNGFGPRDLTAGTTMDNVGGSAYWATTAELQSAIPGVPNEYGLRATAFVDTGSVFRYSGSTASLQVANKNIVRSSVGAGLTWASPFGALTVDYAIPLSKAAYDVVQPLRFSAGGF; encoded by the coding sequence TTGATTTTCGCAACATCGGTCGCAGCCGAAACCGCCCCGCCATCGCAACCATCGATCATCGTCGAAGGTAACCGCCGCGTCGATGCCGAGACAGTACGCTCGTACTTTCACGGAACGCCCGACGGGCTTTTCGACGACGCCGCACGTGACGCGGCCTTGAAAGCGCTGATCGCAACCGGCCTGTTCGACAAGGTTTCCATCGAGCGCGCCGGCGATCGGCTTGTGGTGCACCTGTCCGAAGCGCCTGTGCTCGACCGCGTCGCATTCGAAGGCAACAAGAAGGTCAAGGATACCGACCTTGTCGCGGCGATCGAATCGAAGCCGCGCGGCTCGCTGCAACGCGCCACTGTGCAAGCCGACGTCGGCCGCATCATCGAGGCCTACCGGCGTGCCGGCCGTGCCGAGGTCCGCGTCGATCCGCAAATCATTGACCGCGGCAATGGCCGGGTCGATCTCGTCTACGCCATAGCGGAGGGAGCAAAAACTCCGGTGCGACAGATCGACTTCACGGGCAACAAGGCCTTCGGCAAACGCCAGCTCAGCGCCGTGATCAAGACCTCCGCCACCCATATGCTGAGCTTTCTGACTGGCGGTAACGTCTACGATCCCGACCGCGTCGCGCAAGACCAGGAACAGCTGCGGCTCTATTACCGCAGCAAGGGTTATGCCGATGTCAGCATCTCCTCGGCAAAGGCGGAATATGATCCGACGGCAAAGGGTTTTACGCTGCGCTTCGCAATCGACGAAGGCCCGCTCTATCGCTTCCGGGAGGTCAGCGTCGGATGCAACGTCCCGGGCATGGATTGCGACAAGCTTCGCGCCCTCCCCACTGCCCACCCAGGCGCGGTGTTCGACGGCAACGCTCTGGACAAGAGCACCGAGTTGCTGGCGATCGAAATGGCAAAGCTCGGCTATCCCTTTGCCCAGGCGACCCCTCACCTCACGCACGATGCCACCGCGCAACGTATCGACGTCGCCTTCGTGATCGAACAGGGGCCTCGCACCTATGTCGAACGGATCGAAATCCATGGCAACACGCGCACCCGCGAATACGTGATCCGGCGCGAATTCGACATCGCGGAAGGCGACGCTTACAACAAGACGCTGATAGACCGGGCCGAACGACGCTTGAAGAATTTGAACTACTTTAAATCGGTGAAAATATCGAACAGGCCGGGCTCGGCATCGGATCATGTCATCCTCGATGTCGAGGCGGTTGACCAGGCGACCGGCGATTTCAACGTCGCCGGCGGTTACTCGACCACCGATGGCGCGCTCGTCGAGGTCAAGGTCGGCGATCGCAATTTCTATGGCACGGGCAAGAACGTCCAGGCGGCCTTCACCTACGGCCAATATGCGCGCGGGATCGATCTGGCTGCGTCCGAACCCTATTTTCTCGGCACCAAGGTCGCGGCAGGCATCGAACTCTTCGGCCGCCAAAGCGACGCCAACAGCTACCAATCCTACGGCACCACCACCTACGGCGCGAGACTGCAGCTGGGGACGCCGATCAACGAGCAACTCGGCGTGCAGTGGCGCTACTCGATCTACAACCAGAACGTCACGCTTTCGCCGAACGCTTCGGGCCTGACGCCTTCGCTGGCCGTTCGGCAGGCAGCCGCCGCCGGTCCGACCTGGGTCTCCGCCCCGGGCAGTACGACGACCTACAGCACGCTGGACAACGCAAAGAGCCCGACCAGCGGAATCAAGTCGCAGCTCAGCCAGGATCTGGCGGGACTTGGCGGCGACGTGAAATTCCTGAAGACGACGGAAGACGTGCGCTACTACAAATCGATCAACAGCGACCTGGTTGGCATGGTTCGCGCCCAGGGCGGCTATGTGACCGGTTGGGGCGGCCAGCAGGTGCCGCTGATGAACAATTTCTTTGGCGGCCCGACCATGGTGCGTGGATTTGCCCCCAACGGATTCGGCCCACGCGACCTGACGGCGGGCACCACGATGGATAATGTCGGCGGCAGCGCATATTGGGCAACGACCGCCGAACTGCAGAGCGCGATCCCCGGCGTGCCCAATGAATACGGCCTCAGGGCCACGGCCTTCGTCGACACCGGCAGCGTATTTCGCTACAGCGGATCGACCGCATCTCTTCAGGTGGCCAACAAGAACATCGTTCGCTCGTCGGTCGGCGCAGGCCTGACCTGGGCCTCGCCGTTCGGCGCATTGACCGTCGACTACGCCATACCGCTAAGCAAGGCTGCCTACGACGTAGTGCAGCCGCTGCGATTCAGCGCGGGTGGGTTTTGA
- a CDS encoding winged helix-turn-helix domain-containing tetratricopeptide repeat protein, which translates to MKFNFDNHILDTDLRELRRGGEMIAMQPQVFDLLVHLLKCRDRVVSRDDLIALVWGGRIVSDSTLDSRINAARNAIGDNGKEQRLIRTIPRKGVRFVGAVNGPCDAQAASQAEAKMRSGLTLPDRPAIAVLPFDNMSGDREQEYFSDGISEDIITALSKLRWFFVIARNSSFTYKGKAVHMKQIAAELGVRYVVEGSVRRSGDRVRITAQLNDTAMGSHIWAERYDRDLTDVFAVQDEITDAIVTAIEPQIYAAENFRSRRKPPNSVDAWDLVMRALSHHWRVTRPDSLAAQALLERAIAVDPNYGQALALFATNHMFGVHLGWTDLATAAPVAEQAALAAIAADSEDAWAHTALGSVYFSTRRLDRSLAEFELALQLNPNFSLAQGYYSLALSYSGRWEDAFAATQRAIRQSPRDPSSAIYYGVAAYAQFVGRNYQEAIALAREATRQRGDLTGAYRVLTVAAGMTGQIELARTALHELRRTQPNISLAWIATQLPWKHDADREHYLEGFRRAGLE; encoded by the coding sequence GTGAAATTCAACTTCGACAACCACATCCTTGATACCGATCTTCGAGAGCTGCGCCGTGGCGGCGAGATGATTGCGATGCAGCCGCAAGTGTTCGACTTGCTGGTTCACCTGTTGAAATGCCGCGACCGCGTCGTCAGCAGGGATGATCTCATTGCGCTGGTATGGGGAGGACGGATCGTCTCGGACTCGACGCTGGACAGCCGGATCAACGCCGCCCGAAACGCGATCGGCGACAACGGCAAGGAACAGCGGCTCATTCGCACCATTCCGCGAAAAGGGGTTCGCTTTGTCGGCGCCGTGAACGGGCCATGCGACGCGCAGGCCGCTTCACAGGCAGAGGCAAAAATGCGTTCGGGACTGACGCTGCCCGATCGGCCGGCAATAGCCGTACTGCCATTCGACAATATGAGCGGCGACCGCGAGCAGGAGTATTTCTCCGACGGTATCAGCGAGGACATCATCACCGCGCTGTCGAAATTGCGCTGGTTCTTTGTGATCGCGCGCAACTCGTCGTTCACCTACAAGGGCAAGGCGGTCCATATGAAGCAGATCGCCGCCGAGCTCGGGGTACGCTATGTGGTCGAAGGCAGTGTGAGAAGGAGCGGCGACCGCGTACGCATTACGGCGCAGCTCAACGACACCGCAATGGGCAGTCATATCTGGGCGGAGCGTTACGACCGCGACCTCACCGACGTTTTCGCCGTGCAGGACGAGATTACCGACGCCATCGTCACGGCGATCGAGCCGCAGATCTACGCAGCGGAGAACTTTCGCAGCCGGCGCAAGCCGCCCAACAGCGTGGACGCCTGGGACCTGGTGATGCGGGCACTGTCGCATCACTGGCGGGTGACGCGTCCCGACAGCCTCGCCGCGCAGGCGCTGCTGGAACGCGCGATTGCGGTCGATCCGAACTACGGCCAGGCATTGGCCCTGTTCGCGACTAACCATATGTTCGGCGTGCATCTGGGCTGGACTGATCTTGCAACTGCAGCGCCCGTCGCCGAGCAAGCGGCATTGGCGGCGATTGCCGCCGACAGCGAGGATGCTTGGGCGCATACAGCGCTCGGCAGCGTGTATTTCTCGACGCGCCGGCTCGACCGTTCGCTGGCTGAGTTCGAACTGGCGCTGCAGCTCAACCCGAATTTCTCCCTGGCGCAGGGGTACTATTCCCTGGCCCTGTCCTATAGCGGACGCTGGGAGGACGCCTTTGCGGCGACGCAACGCGCCATCCGCCAGAGCCCGCGCGATCCCTCTTCCGCGATCTATTACGGCGTTGCCGCCTACGCCCAGTTCGTCGGCAGGAACTATCAGGAAGCGATTGCACTGGCGCGCGAGGCGACTCGTCAGCGCGGCGACCTCACCGGCGCCTATCGGGTGCTGACGGTCGCAGCCGGCATGACCGGCCAGATCGAACTCGCCCGAACTGCACTTCACGAGTTGCGTCGGACCCAGCCCAATATTTCGCTCGCCTGGATCGCGACGCAGTTACCCTGGAAGCACGACGCCGATCGCGAGCACTATCTCGAAGGCTTTCGCCGCGCCGGGCTGGAATGA